A genomic stretch from Croceibacterium aestuarii includes:
- a CDS encoding polyhydroxyalkanoate depolymerase — translation MLYNAYEMQRTLLAGASNWAAISAKVLNNPALPMGYFGMGPIVASALEVFAHLYEERGKPDFGIDAVEIEGKRRTVSEKVVLEKPFGNLRHFRRAGLPANAPKLLIVAPMSGHYATLLRGTVKRMIEKHEVWVTDWADAKMVPLSEGHFDLDDYIDYLIEFLRFTGEGTHVLAVCQPSVPAFAATAIMAADNDPCRPATLTMMGGPIDTRASPTSVNNLAMEKPLSWFKANVIATVPLNYPGAGRKVYPGFLQLAGFLSMNIETHMMSHYEMFKHLTVGETEEAASTKRFYDEYLSVCDMTAEFYLETIEEVFQSHSLPRGKFVHRGKPIDPDAIRDTALLAIEGENDDISGVGQTRAALDLAEHLPLAKKKYHLARDVGHYGIFNGSKWRNRIAPVVEEWIASNGREPGGP, via the coding sequence TTGCTCTACAACGCTTATGAAATGCAGCGAACTTTGCTGGCCGGTGCGAGCAACTGGGCCGCGATCAGCGCCAAGGTGCTCAACAATCCGGCCCTGCCCATGGGCTATTTCGGCATGGGACCGATCGTCGCCAGCGCGCTCGAGGTCTTCGCCCACCTCTATGAAGAGCGCGGCAAGCCGGACTTCGGCATCGATGCCGTGGAAATCGAGGGCAAGCGCCGCACGGTCAGCGAAAAGGTCGTGCTGGAGAAGCCTTTCGGCAACCTGCGTCATTTCCGCCGCGCCGGCTTGCCCGCGAATGCGCCCAAACTGCTGATCGTTGCGCCGATGAGCGGGCATTATGCCACGCTGCTGCGCGGAACCGTCAAGCGGATGATCGAAAAGCACGAGGTCTGGGTCACCGACTGGGCCGACGCCAAGATGGTTCCTCTGTCGGAGGGCCATTTCGATCTCGACGACTACATCGATTACCTGATCGAGTTTCTCCGATTCACCGGCGAGGGCACACATGTGCTGGCGGTGTGCCAGCCCTCGGTCCCGGCCTTCGCGGCGACCGCGATCATGGCTGCCGACAACGACCCCTGCCGTCCCGCGACGCTGACGATGATGGGGGGACCGATCGATACCCGCGCCAGCCCGACGAGCGTCAACAACCTGGCGATGGAAAAGCCGCTGTCGTGGTTCAAGGCCAACGTCATCGCGACCGTGCCACTCAACTATCCCGGCGCAGGGCGGAAGGTCTATCCGGGCTTTCTCCAGCTTGCCGGATTCCTCTCGATGAACATCGAGACTCACATGATGAGCCACTACGAGATGTTCAAACACCTCACGGTGGGCGAGACCGAGGAAGCGGCCTCGACCAAGCGGTTCTACGACGAGTACCTCTCGGTCTGCGACATGACCGCGGAATTCTACCTCGAGACAATCGAAGAGGTGTTCCAGAGCCATTCCCTCCCGCGCGGCAAGTTCGTCCACCGCGGGAAGCCGATCGACCCCGACGCGATTCGCGACACGGCGTTGCTGGCGATCGAGGGCGAGAACGACGACATTTCAGGCGTCGGCCAGACCCGCGCCGCGCTCGACCTCGCCGAGCACCTGCCGCTGGCGAAGAAGAAGTACCACCTCGCCCGCGACGTCGGGCACTACGGGATCTTCAACGGCAGCAAGTGGCGCAACCGAATCGCCCCCGTGGTCGAGGAATGGATTGCCAGCAACGGCCGCGAGCCAGGCGGACCGTAG